A stretch of Aphanothece sacrum FPU1 DNA encodes these proteins:
- a CDS encoding class I SAM-dependent methyltransferase, giving the protein MEKVKQHFEEEAKEFDAMIRRRIPNYEQMIDALVTALPFNQFQSIRVLDLGCGTGTIARRVKDVYPQAQITCVDIAEKMLQMAQIKLGKSGDDLRYQLANFEDYEFDTTYDVVVSSLALHHLVSDDDKIKFYQKIYNCLTTGGVFYNADLVLGSSSYLQERYMERWQEYMRLQVSVEEIEQKWIPQHYNEDHPASLMSQLAWLRDIGFAEIDVIWKYYNLSVYGGRKPV; this is encoded by the coding sequence ATGGAAAAAGTTAAACAACATTTTGAAGAAGAAGCCAAAGAGTTTGATGCAATGATTCGTCGCCGCATTCCTAACTACGAGCAAATGATTGATGCTCTGGTTACTGCGCTGCCATTCAATCAGTTTCAGTCTATTCGTGTACTTGATCTTGGCTGTGGAACAGGAACAATTGCACGACGGGTTAAAGATGTTTATCCTCAAGCTCAAATTACCTGTGTTGATATTGCTGAGAAGATGTTGCAGATGGCACAGATAAAACTTGGTAAATCTGGAGATGATTTGCGCTATCAACTGGCAAATTTTGAAGATTATGAGTTCGATACGACCTATGATGTAGTCGTCTCCTCACTAGCTCTGCATCATTTAGTAAGTGATGATGACAAAATCAAATTTTACCAAAAGATTTATAATTGTTTAACTACAGGTGGAGTTTTTTATAATGCAGATCTAGTTTTAGGTTCGAGTTCTTATCTTCAAGAGCGTTACATGGAGAGATGGCAGGAGTATATGCGTTTACAAGTTTCGGTAGAGGAAATTGAACAAAAGTGGATACCTCAGCACTATAATGAAGATCATCCAGCTAGTCTGATGAGTCAATTAGCTTGGCTGCGAGATATAGGTTTTGCAGAAATTGATGTTATTTGGAAATACTACAATCTTTCTGTATACGGAGGGCGTAAACCAGTATGA
- a CDS encoding class I SAM-dependent methyltransferase has translation MIDNPNQKIYSAPNIVGYYAQLSQLQPAEQTIINLLQHQLSTMTMLDIGVGGGRTTKHFFPIVGQYIGIDYCPQMITACKKRFSAFSESISLEVGDARKLSQFNDNFFDFILFSFNGIDYISHGDRLKVFQEINRVGKSGGYFFFSTHNLQGIEKEFNWQKNLSFNPITTYVNLVMFALFRWFNPSLTSEKLTNSPYLIIRDESHNFRLQTYYIRPLEQIKQLQEYFSEIKIYSWKNGLDITDEIELLSQSDMWIYYLCMIR, from the coding sequence ATGATTGATAACCCTAATCAAAAAATCTATTCAGCACCCAATATTGTAGGTTATTATGCACAATTAAGTCAGCTACAACCCGCAGAACAAACAATTATTAATCTTCTACAACATCAATTATCAACTATGACGATGCTTGATATTGGGGTGGGAGGGGGACGAACTACAAAACACTTTTTCCCTATTGTTGGACAATATATTGGTATCGATTATTGTCCTCAAATGATCACCGCTTGTAAAAAACGATTTTCTGCTTTTTCTGAGTCAATTTCTCTTGAAGTGGGTGATGCTAGAAAGTTAAGTCAATTTAATGATAATTTTTTCGATTTTATTCTGTTTAGTTTTAATGGCATTGACTATATTTCTCACGGCGATCGCTTAAAAGTATTTCAGGAAATTAACAGGGTTGGCAAATCTGGAGGTTATTTCTTTTTCTCAACTCATAATCTTCAAGGAATTGAAAAAGAGTTTAATTGGCAAAAAAATCTTAGTTTTAACCCCATTACCACTTATGTTAATTTAGTGATGTTTGCTCTATTTCGTTGGTTTAATCCTTCTCTAACTTCTGAGAAATTAACAAATTCTCCTTATCTAATTATTAGGGATGAATCCCATAATTTTCGCTTACAAACTTATTATATTAGACCTCTTGAACAAATTAAACAACTACAAGAGTATTTTTCTGAAATTAAAATTTATTCTTGGAAAAATGGTTTAGACATTACTGATGAAATTGAGTTACTTTCTCAGTCTGATATGTGGATTTACTACTTATGTATGATTAGATAA
- a CDS encoding glycosyl hydrolase family 57 — protein MIATAPASNTTKIEGLKPGLPPISGWEAEITSVVQQNDPVFLPTSNINLDKIKAAFACALHMHQPTIPAGANGELICNLQHMFENQGMGDNHNAGVFAWCYSRMGDFIPELVANGCNPRIMLDYSGNLFWGLQQMGRDDILNNLKRLACDPQYTPYVEWLGTMWSHAVAPSTPIPDLKLQMQAWQHHFASIFGYDALKRVKGFSPPEMHLPNNPDTLYEYIKALKECGYRWLLVQEHSVERLDGSGLNHDDKYVPNRLVARNSHGETISITALIKTQGSDTKLVAQMQPYHEAKSRGRQKIGDIEVPCCVSQIADGENGGVMMNEFPNGFNPTWHNIKDNSDVAGVNGTEYIELLEAAGVNPDNYPVCQARGQHKIWNKVDINNVTPDAIAKAVEELKATDHQFHMDGASWTDDLSWVAGYENVLEPMNQLSADFHKKFDALVQQNPSVTKTPEYQEALLYNLLVQTSCFRYWGQGTWTDYARELYNRGEKLSK, from the coding sequence ATGATCGCAACCGCCCCCGCTTCCAACACAACCAAAATAGAAGGATTAAAACCTGGACTACCTCCAATTAGTGGTTGGGAAGCAGAAATCACTTCAGTTGTACAACAGAATGATCCAGTATTTTTACCCACTAGCAACATTAATTTAGACAAGATTAAAGCAGCATTTGCTTGCGCGCTGCATATGCACCAACCTACCATTCCCGCAGGGGCTAATGGAGAGTTAATTTGTAATCTCCAGCATATGTTTGAAAACCAAGGGATGGGAGATAACCACAATGCAGGAGTATTCGCTTGGTGTTATAGCCGGATGGGAGATTTTATCCCCGAATTAGTCGCTAATGGCTGTAATCCTCGGATTATGCTAGATTATTCCGGTAATTTGTTCTGGGGTTTACAACAAATGGGACGGGATGATATCCTCAACAACCTCAAACGTCTGGCCTGTGACCCCCAATATACCCCTTATGTGGAATGGTTAGGAACCATGTGGAGTCATGCGGTAGCCCCTTCTACCCCCATACCCGACCTTAAACTACAGATGCAAGCGTGGCAACATCATTTTGCTTCTATTTTTGGCTATGATGCCCTAAAACGGGTTAAAGGTTTCTCTCCCCCGGAAATGCACCTTCCTAATAATCCTGACACTCTTTATGAATATATCAAAGCCCTCAAAGAGTGCGGTTATCGTTGGTTATTGGTACAAGAACATTCCGTCGAACGGTTGGACGGTTCAGGTTTAAACCACGATGATAAATATGTTCCTAACCGTTTAGTAGCGCGTAATTCTCACGGTGAAACTATCAGTATTACTGCGTTAATTAAAACTCAGGGTTCTGACACTAAATTAGTAGCCCAAATGCAGCCCTATCATGAAGCAAAATCACGAGGACGGCAAAAAATAGGGGATATTGAGGTTCCCTGTTGTGTTTCCCAAATTGCTGACGGGGAAAATGGCGGTGTCATGATGAATGAATTTCCTAATGGTTTTAATCCTACTTGGCATAACATTAAGGATAATTCTGATGTGGCGGGAGTCAATGGTACAGAGTATATTGAACTCTTAGAAGCGGCAGGCGTTAATCCTGATAATTATCCTGTTTGTCAGGCAAGAGGACAACATAAAATCTGGAATAAAGTTGATATTAATAATGTCACACCAGATGCAATTGCTAAAGCTGTTGAAGAATTAAAAGCCACAGATCATCAATTTCACATGGATGGGGCTTCTTGGACAGATGATTTAAGTTGGGTTGCGGGTTACGAAAATGTTTTAGAACCGATGAATCAACTCAGTGCTGATTTTCACAAGAAATTCGATGCTTTAGTGCAACAAAATCCTAGTGTTACCAAAACTCCTGAATATCAGGAAGCGTTACTGTATAACTTGTTGGTGCAAACCAGTTGTTTCCGTTATTGGGGACAAGGAACTTGGACTGATTATGCCCGCGAACTTTATAATCGCGGTGAAAAGTTAAGTAAATAA